The Spirulina subsalsa PCC 9445 region GATACGGTAGAACTGGTTATGGCTTTAGAAGAAGAGTTTGACATTGAAATTCCCGATGAAGTAGCCGAACAAATTGATACGGTGGGTAAAGCCGTAGACCATATAAGTGATAAGGTGGCCGCCTCCGCCTAAGTCAAGGCTATTCCGTGTTTTTTCAGACACCCTGAGGTTAGGACACCCCTAACCTGATCTGCACCGTCTCACCCATCTGCATTCTGGGTTCAAAAGCCCCTATCCATCAAGAGTCATGACAAATTTGCAACGAAACAGAGTTGTTATCACAGGTCTCGGCGCAATCACGCCCATCGGAAACACTCTCGCAGAATACTGGGAGGGATTAATGATGGGGCGGAACGGGATTGGTGAAATTACTTTCTTTGATGCCTCCAAACACGCCTGTCGTATCGCAGGTGAGGTCAAGGGATTTGACCCCCATC contains the following coding sequences:
- the acpP gene encoding acyl carrier protein, whose product is MNQDVFEKVKKIVMEQLEIDDEGKITPEASFANDLNADSLDTVELVMALEEEFDIEIPDEVAEQIDTVGKAVDHISDKVAASA